From a region of the Trichoderma atroviride chromosome 6, complete sequence genome:
- a CDS encoding uncharacterized protein (CAZy:CE5~SECRETED:SignalP(1-17)), giving the protein MRSAAIFTALLAGQAFAYPKPVIQSTSKRDWPSINAFLTEIAKIMPIGDTVTAACDLIGDGEDIAADLFGISETENEACGDVTVLFARGTCDPGNVGVLVGPFFFESLQNALGSTSLGVQGFNYPASVQGFLSGAVQPGIDLATQITSVTQSCPNTKLVVGGYSQGSLVVHNAVGHLDAATASKISAVVLFGDPRDGQALPNIAASKVLTVCHDGDNICAGGDIILLPHLTYAEDADTAAAFVASLV; this is encoded by the exons ATGCGATCCGCAGCCATTTTCACAGCTCTCCTGGCGGGCCAGGCCTTTGCTTACCCGAAGCCGGTCATCCAGTCCACCAGCAAGCGGGATTGGCCTTCAATCAATGCCTTCCTCACCGAGATTGCGAAGATTATGCCTATTGGTGATACTGTCACGGCTGCTTGTGATCTGATTGGAGATGGTGAAGACATTGCTGCTGATCTCTTTGGCATCTCTGAAACTGAGAATGAGGCGTGCGGCGACGTAACCGTCTTGTTTGCTCGCGGTACTTGCGACCCTGGCAATGTCGGAGTACTTGTCGGacctttctttttcgagTCGCTGCAAAACGCACTCGGTAGCACATCTCTTGGTGTTCAAGGCTTCAACTACCCTGCGAGTGTTCAGGGCTTCCTGTCTGGAGCGGTCCAGCCAGGCATTGACTT GGCCACTCAAATCACATCTGTCACACAGAGCTGCCCGAATACCAAGCTTGTGGTTGGTGGCTACTCCCAAGGCAGCTTGGTCGTCCACAACGCGGTGGGCCACTTGGATGCAGCAACCGCCTCCAAAATCAGCGCCGTGGTGCTCTTTGGCGACCCAAGAGACGGACAGGCTCTTCCCAACATTGCTGCTTCCAAGGTTCTGACCGTCTGCCACGATGGAGACAACATCTGCGCCGGTGGAGACATCATCCTGCTCCCACACTTGACATATGCCGAGGACGCAGATAccgctgctgcctttgttgCATCTCTTGTTTGA
- a CDS encoding uncharacterized protein (EggNog:ENOG41), with protein sequence MAGDLVLLTGGTGMIGFKTLVEVLKAGYKVRAAVRNQAGFDRIASLKPLAPYVSNLESIIVPDITVPGAYDEAVKGVKYVVHVASPLVRPVDTEEGFQSEVIQPAIRGTVSILEAAHKVTGIERIVITASILSVASFESLASGVKTDEKTRAVNTVGPYASPVNAYQVSKALAFEATNKFVAEKKPAFSVINIMPAFVVGRDDTITDASDIVKGSNAFLIGPLLGHARDQPLIGAVVHVDDVAKMHVQSLDSSIVKGNEDFLAYSPPSIDWADSFEIVKRRFPEAYADGVFKFESVPRPITAPVNVDSSKAEKTFGKFKSFEEQTVSVVEHYLELIGRK encoded by the exons ATGGCTGGCGATCTCGTTCTT CTCACCGGCGGCACTGGCATGATTGGCTTCAAAACTCTTGTTGAAGTCCTCAAAGCCGGTTACAAAGTCCGCGCCGCTGTCCGCAACCAAGCTGGTTTTGACCGCATCGCCTCGCTCAAGCCTCTTGCTCCCTATGTCTCGAACCTAGAGAGCATCATTGTCCCCGACATTACTGTTCCCGGGGCTTACGATGAAGCCGTCAAGGGTGTCAAATATGTCGTGCACGTTGCTTCTCCACTTGTCCGGCCAGTTGATACCGAAGAGGGCTTTCAATCTGAAGTTATCCAGCCCGCCATTCGGGGCACAGTCAGCATCTTGGAGGCTGCACACAAGGTGACCGGCATCGAAAGAATCGTCATTActgcctccatcttgtccGTTGCTTCTTTCGAGAGCTTGGCCAGTGGAGTCAAGACCGACG AGAAAACTCGCGCCGTCAACACCGTGGGACCCTATGCATCACCCGTCAACGCCTACCAAGTCTCCAAAGCTCTAGCTTTCGAGGCCACCAACAAATTCGtcgccgagaagaagcccgccttctccgtcatcaacatcatgcCTGCCTTCGTCGTCGGTCGCGATGACACCATCACCGACGCTTCAGATATCGTCAAGGGCTCCAACGCCTTCCTCATTGGCCCTCTCCTCGGCCATGCTCGTGATCAGCCCCTGATTGGTGCCGTCGTTCACGTCGACGACGTTGCCAAGATGCACGTTCAGTCTCTGGACTCGTCCATTGTCAAGGGCAACGAGGATTTCCTTGCATATTCGCCTCCCTCAATTGACTGGGCCGATTCCTTCGAAATCGTCAAGAGACGCTTCCCAGAGGCCTATGCTGATGGCGTCTTCAAATTCGAGTCTGTTCCCCGGCCGATCACGGCCCCAGTTAACGTCGATTCAtccaaggctgagaagacTTTTGGCAAATTCAAGTCGTTCGAAGAGCAGACAGTGTCTGTTGTAGAGCACTATCTCGAACTGATTGGTCGCAAATAG